Proteins from one Kiritimatiellia bacterium genomic window:
- a CDS encoding V-type ATP synthase subunit A gives MSTTHIGKITGVNGNLIKVEFQSPVAQNEVAYARTGHLRLKSEVIRIRGNIAELQVFEDTSDLRVGDPVEFTGELLSAELGPGLLARIYDGLQNPLPELAVESGFFLQRGKYLPALDRQKTWPFTPIARPGDIVEAGDALGWVPEGIFKHRIMVPFRLAGRWTVKSVAPAGEYPVEHVVAILQDERGRDQEVRMVQRWPVKLPIRAYVERLRPTEPLVTKVRIVDTFFPVARGGTYCIPGPFGAGKTVLQQITSRYAEVDIVIIAACGERAGEVVETLREFPHLQDPRTGRSLMERTLIICNTSSMPVAAREASVYTAVTLAEYYRQMGLDVLLLADSTSRWAQALREMSGRLEEIPGEEAFPAYLESVIAAFYERGGVVRLRDGSIGSVTIGGTVSPAGGNFEEPVTQSTLKVVGAFHGLSRERSDARRFPAIQPLDSWSKYESVVPAEQVAYARSILRRGNDVNQMMKVVGEEGTSIDDFVVYLKAEYLDAVYLQQDAFHPVDAATSADRQKYVFSRIYKILKTPMNFTEKDAARQFFQRLTQVTKDWNRAPMDSPEFSEAETRIEQMTAEVTAYV, from the coding sequence ATGAGCACGACGCACATCGGCAAGATCACGGGGGTTAATGGAAATCTCATCAAGGTGGAATTCCAGTCGCCGGTGGCGCAGAACGAAGTGGCGTATGCGCGCACCGGCCACTTGCGGTTGAAATCAGAGGTGATCCGAATCCGGGGCAACATCGCCGAGCTGCAGGTATTCGAGGATACGAGCGACCTGCGCGTGGGCGACCCCGTCGAATTCACCGGGGAGTTGCTCAGCGCGGAGCTCGGCCCGGGGCTGCTCGCGCGCATCTACGACGGCCTCCAGAACCCACTGCCCGAGCTGGCGGTTGAGAGCGGCTTTTTCCTGCAACGCGGGAAGTATCTACCGGCGCTGGACCGTCAGAAAACCTGGCCTTTCACCCCGATCGCCAGGCCGGGCGACATCGTCGAGGCAGGGGATGCGCTAGGGTGGGTGCCCGAGGGGATTTTCAAGCATCGAATCATGGTTCCGTTCCGACTCGCCGGTCGGTGGACGGTCAAATCCGTCGCGCCGGCCGGCGAATATCCGGTCGAGCACGTCGTGGCCATCCTGCAGGACGAACGGGGTCGGGACCAGGAGGTGCGGATGGTTCAGCGATGGCCGGTCAAACTCCCCATTCGCGCATATGTCGAAAGGCTCCGCCCCACGGAGCCGCTGGTGACAAAGGTCCGCATTGTGGACACCTTTTTTCCGGTCGCGCGGGGCGGCACCTATTGCATTCCCGGGCCGTTTGGAGCGGGCAAGACCGTACTTCAGCAGATCACCAGCCGTTATGCCGAGGTGGACATCGTGATCATCGCGGCCTGCGGCGAGCGGGCGGGGGAGGTTGTGGAAACACTTCGCGAGTTTCCGCACCTGCAGGACCCCCGGACGGGCCGCAGCCTGATGGAGCGCACGCTGATCATTTGCAACACGAGTTCCATGCCCGTGGCGGCGCGCGAAGCCTCGGTGTACACGGCCGTCACCCTCGCGGAATACTATCGCCAGATGGGTCTCGACGTGCTGTTGCTGGCCGACTCGACCTCCCGCTGGGCGCAGGCGCTACGCGAAATGTCGGGCCGGCTCGAGGAGATCCCCGGCGAGGAGGCCTTCCCGGCCTATCTGGAGTCTGTGATCGCGGCCTTTTATGAGCGCGGCGGCGTTGTGCGGCTGCGCGACGGCAGCATCGGCTCGGTCACGATTGGCGGAACCGTCAGTCCGGCCGGCGGCAACTTCGAGGAGCCGGTCACGCAGAGCACGCTCAAGGTGGTCGGGGCGTTTCACGGCCTTTCGCGCGAGCGGTCAGACGCGCGACGCTTTCCGGCCATCCAGCCGCTGGATTCGTGGAGCAAGTATGAAAGTGTGGTCCCGGCCGAGCAGGTCGCCTACGCCCGAAGCATCCTTCGCCGCGGCAACGACGTGAACCAGATGATGAAGGTCGTCGGCGAGGAGGGGACGTCCATCGACGACTTTGTGGTCTATCTCAAGGCTGAGTATCTGGATGCAGTGTACCTGCAACAGGACGCCTTCCATCCCGTGGACGCAGCGACCTCGGCCGACCGCCAAAAATACGTCTTCAGTCGTATCTACAAGATTTTGAAGACGCCGATGAATTTCACCGAGAAGGATGCGGCTCGGCAGTTTTTCCAGCGCCTCACGCAGGTGACCAAAGATTGGAACCGTGCGCCGATGGACTCTCCGGAATTTAGCGAAGCGGAAACCCGCATCGAACAGATGACCGCGGAGGTGACCGCGTATGTATAA
- a CDS encoding ABC transporter ATP-binding protein produces MNAPPAIEVENLGKRYRMRGVARASIRDLLVRGWRQAGPEGFWALRDVTFSVPKGASIGVVGPNGSGKSSLLGLIAGTITPTTGTVRTRGTLSSLLELGAGFHPDLTGRENVFLNAAVLGIPREDIARRMDHIIEFAGLRDFIDMPVKNYSSGMYVRLGFAVAVETDPDILLVDEVLAVGDLAFQMKCFDRIRDFQRRGKTILLVSHDLVAVENFCDDVKLIHQGRLVAQGNPNEVILSYLKTYMARIGHLNVEEHGTREVEFVRVRLLNEEGVETSTFTTGRAMRVEITYHAKRRVENAVFGFSLKTGNGFFLYGTNTQIMNVAVPPLEGEGTVWLTLKPLSLMAGKYFLSLAVHSWDHAVQYHRREDWYPFAVQNESSAHGIFQLPCEWTIKPSY; encoded by the coding sequence GTGAACGCGCCTCCCGCCATCGAAGTGGAGAACCTAGGAAAGCGCTACCGCATGCGCGGCGTGGCGCGCGCCTCGATCCGCGACCTGCTGGTGAGGGGCTGGCGCCAGGCGGGGCCCGAGGGATTTTGGGCGTTGCGCGACGTCACCTTTTCCGTTCCGAAGGGGGCAAGCATCGGCGTCGTGGGGCCGAACGGCTCGGGAAAAAGTTCGCTGCTCGGGCTCATCGCAGGGACGATCACGCCGACCACCGGCACGGTCCGAACTCGTGGGACCCTTTCGTCACTACTCGAATTGGGCGCCGGTTTCCACCCCGACCTCACGGGACGGGAAAACGTCTTCCTGAACGCAGCCGTCCTGGGCATCCCGCGGGAGGACATCGCACGGCGGATGGACCACATTATCGAGTTCGCGGGCTTGCGCGATTTCATCGACATGCCCGTCAAAAACTACTCGAGCGGGATGTACGTGCGTCTCGGCTTTGCCGTCGCCGTGGAAACGGATCCCGACATCCTACTGGTGGACGAGGTCCTCGCGGTCGGCGACCTCGCCTTCCAGATGAAGTGTTTTGACCGGATCAGAGACTTCCAACGACGCGGCAAGACGATCCTGCTGGTCTCACACGACCTCGTCGCTGTCGAAAATTTTTGCGATGACGTGAAGCTGATCCACCAGGGCCGTCTCGTCGCCCAAGGCAATCCAAACGAGGTGATCCTCTCCTACCTCAAGACCTACATGGCGCGAATCGGACACCTGAACGTTGAGGAGCACGGCACGCGCGAGGTGGAATTTGTGCGCGTGCGCCTGCTCAACGAGGAGGGCGTCGAAACCTCAACGTTCACGACCGGCCGCGCGATGCGGGTCGAGATCACCTACCATGCGAAGCGGCGGGTCGAAAATGCGGTCTTCGGCTTTTCGCTGAAGACCGGCAATGGGTTTTTCCTCTACGGGACGAACACGCAAATTATGAACGTCGCCGTGCCGCCGCTCGAGGGCGAGGGCACGGTGTGGCTCACGTTGAAGCCGCTCTCCTTGATGGCAGGCAAGTACTTCCTGTCGCTGGCTGTGCATTCGTGGGACCATGCCGTTCAGTACCACCGCCGTGAGGATTGGTATCCCTTCGCGGTGCAGAATGAGTCTTCGGCCCATGGCATTTTCCAGTTGCCGTGTGAGTGGACCATCAAGCCCTCCTACTGA
- a CDS encoding DUF2764 domain-containing protein produces MSFYYFVASLPALTLSAAPPWTFSQFLGEARRLLEPRVVREIEAVVEGRWDEARSELAARWRSAETQLRNALARARAARLETDPAPHLRPHEGFSVYVEQAVIEAYAKPNPLERELSLDRFRWSLLDEWAREEPFGLSTVLAYALKLKLSERWGCYSDEDGRKRFDDATAAVRAARASR; encoded by the coding sequence ATGAGCTTCTACTATTTCGTCGCCAGCCTGCCCGCGCTGACGCTTTCGGCGGCGCCGCCCTGGACGTTTAGCCAGTTTCTTGGGGAGGCGCGGCGACTGCTTGAGCCGCGAGTCGTGCGCGAGATCGAGGCCGTGGTCGAAGGGCGCTGGGATGAGGCGCGTTCGGAGTTGGCGGCCCGGTGGCGCTCCGCGGAGACGCAGTTGCGGAACGCGCTCGCTCGGGCGCGAGCGGCGCGGCTGGAGACGGATCCCGCTCCGCATCTTCGTCCGCATGAGGGCTTTAGCGTGTATGTAGAGCAGGCGGTCATCGAAGCGTACGCCAAGCCCAATCCGCTCGAGCGCGAGTTGTCGCTGGACCGTTTCCGGTGGTCACTCCTCGACGAATGGGCGCGGGAGGAGCCGTTCGGCCTTTCCACCGTTCTGGCGTATGCTCTCAAGCTCAAATTATCGGAGCGCTGGGGATGTTACTCGGATGAAGACGGCCGGAAGCGGTTCGACGACGCCACGGCGGCCGTCCGCGCGGCGAGGGCATCGAGGTGA
- a CDS encoding glycosyltransferase family 2 protein, translating to MKIIYSRHNLDRRDARLQRAFEILPGAMSWTLLLGMAGLAIFAQQTAAAIVIAFNFYWFLRITHSTIFLLFSFALLRAEQQADWLARLRSLRTGSPPPEHPLSRWLFDERRRYWQARGERPLDPEDVRHVVIIPIAKEGADVVEPGLRSLAAQSIGASQLLVLLAVEERAPESVRKEVEEMARRLRGVLPDLHVVIHPDGIPGEARVKGANATYAARRAASILRERGIPFHRATVSCFDADTVVPPHYFACLTYHFCIEPNRSRASFQPIPVYHNNIWLVPGFARVLEVGSSFFQLIEATNPDTLVTFSSHSMSFQALHEVGYWPVDMISDDSAIYWKAYLHFDGDYRVVPMFITVSMDVVTDTGWARTLHGLYKQKRRWAWGVENVPMILRGFLKKSAIPLRDRFWHTVKMLEAHLAWTTWGFMLTVFNWLPAVAAGREFSHSVMYYTAPRISALIFNLAGIALLTTIVLSQLLLPPPPSKRPILVRLQHALEWLLVPVITVLFSSIPALDAQTRLMIGKRMEFWVAGKSGAASETVAGTQIPVTNEPSVESDPSPRR from the coding sequence ATGAAAATCATTTACTCCCGGCACAACCTCGACAGGCGGGACGCGCGCCTCCAGCGCGCTTTTGAAATTCTGCCGGGGGCAATGAGCTGGACGCTCCTGCTCGGCATGGCGGGTCTTGCGATCTTCGCCCAGCAGACCGCGGCGGCGATCGTCATCGCATTCAATTTCTACTGGTTTCTCAGGATCACACATTCGACGATCTTTCTGCTCTTTTCGTTCGCGCTGCTGCGCGCTGAACAGCAGGCCGACTGGCTAGCGCGACTCCGGTCTCTTCGGACCGGCTCGCCTCCTCCGGAGCATCCCCTGTCGCGTTGGCTTTTCGATGAGCGACGTCGCTACTGGCAGGCTCGTGGAGAACGTCCGCTCGATCCGGAGGACGTGCGGCACGTCGTTATCATTCCGATTGCCAAGGAGGGCGCAGATGTCGTGGAACCTGGTCTGCGCAGTCTTGCGGCCCAGTCCATCGGCGCATCCCAACTCCTCGTCCTGTTGGCCGTGGAAGAGCGCGCGCCCGAATCCGTGCGCAAGGAGGTCGAGGAGATGGCGAGGCGCTTGCGGGGCGTGCTGCCGGACCTTCATGTAGTCATTCATCCGGACGGGATCCCGGGCGAAGCCCGGGTGAAAGGCGCAAATGCCACCTATGCCGCGCGCCGGGCGGCCTCGATTCTTCGGGAGCGGGGCATCCCGTTCCACCGCGCGACCGTGTCCTGCTTCGATGCCGACACGGTCGTGCCGCCCCACTATTTTGCCTGCCTGACCTATCATTTCTGCATCGAGCCGAACCGCTCGCGGGCCAGCTTCCAGCCGATTCCCGTGTATCACAACAACATCTGGCTCGTCCCCGGATTCGCGCGAGTGCTCGAGGTCGGCTCGTCCTTTTTCCAACTCATCGAAGCAACAAACCCGGACACGCTCGTGACGTTCTCAAGCCACAGTATGAGCTTTCAGGCGCTTCATGAGGTCGGCTACTGGCCGGTTGACATGATCTCGGACGACAGCGCCATCTACTGGAAGGCCTATTTGCACTTCGACGGCGATTACCGCGTCGTGCCCATGTTCATCACGGTGTCCATGGACGTGGTGACCGACACCGGCTGGGCGCGCACCCTCCACGGCCTCTATAAACAGAAGCGCCGATGGGCGTGGGGCGTCGAAAACGTTCCGATGATTCTCCGTGGCTTTTTGAAAAAGTCCGCGATCCCGCTGCGCGACCGCTTCTGGCACACTGTCAAAATGCTCGAGGCCCACCTTGCATGGACGACCTGGGGCTTCATGCTGACCGTGTTCAATTGGCTGCCCGCGGTGGCCGCGGGTCGCGAATTCTCCCATTCCGTGATGTATTACACGGCGCCGCGAATCAGCGCCCTGATTTTCAACCTGGCCGGCATTGCGCTGCTGACAACGATCGTTCTGAGCCAGTTGTTGCTTCCCCCGCCGCCGTCAAAACGGCCCATTCTGGTGCGCCTACAGCATGCCCTGGAATGGCTCCTGGTCCCAGTGATCACCGTGCTGTTCAGTTCCATTCCCGCGCTGGACGCGCAAACGAGACTGATGATCGGCAAGCGAATGGAATTCTGGGTGGCGGGCAAAAGCGGCGCGGCGTCGGAGACGGTCGCGGGGACACAAATCCCGGTTACGAATGAGCCGTCTGTCGAATCCGACCCTTCCCCGCGCAGGTAA
- a CDS encoding ABC transporter permease, whose amino-acid sequence MSGLAELLKRRELLANLTARELKLRYRGSALGVFWSLLIPLFMALIYVVFLRLLGGRGVPLADVIIGVFAWQFTVQCVNSGLTSITGNANLVKKVAFPRLILPVSSTLANAASYLIGLAVQIPLVAILSHIDGKTFDAAVVFWPAVFGIHLLFNLSLAFLLSALNVYMRDIQHLVGLALSAWFFVSPVMYNLDLVLRHAGEHPWIPQLFMLNPMAVILTGYRACLFGGVDFPWSLSSSASLLLVLLLFAVSYRAFQKLQKDFADLL is encoded by the coding sequence ATGAGCGGTCTGGCTGAGTTATTGAAGCGGCGCGAGCTCCTGGCGAACCTCACCGCGCGCGAACTGAAGTTACGATACCGAGGATCCGCTCTTGGCGTGTTCTGGAGTCTGTTGATTCCGCTGTTCATGGCGCTCATTTACGTGGTGTTCCTCCGCCTACTCGGCGGGCGCGGCGTTCCGCTGGCGGATGTGATCATCGGCGTATTTGCCTGGCAGTTTACCGTCCAATGCGTCAACTCTGGGCTCACCAGCATCACGGGGAATGCGAATCTCGTCAAAAAGGTCGCCTTCCCGCGGTTGATTCTTCCCGTTTCATCGACTCTCGCCAACGCGGCCAGCTATCTAATCGGCCTGGCCGTGCAGATCCCGCTTGTCGCCATTCTTTCCCATATCGACGGCAAGACGTTCGACGCTGCCGTCGTGTTCTGGCCCGCAGTCTTCGGCATCCATCTGCTGTTCAACCTTTCGCTGGCGTTTTTGCTGTCGGCGCTCAATGTATACATGCGCGACATCCAGCATCTGGTCGGCCTTGCCCTGAGCGCGTGGTTCTTTGTAAGTCCGGTGATGTACAACCTCGACCTTGTCCTTCGCCACGCGGGCGAGCATCCGTGGATCCCGCAGCTCTTTATGCTAAACCCGATGGCGGTCATTTTGACGGGTTATCGCGCGTGCTTGTTCGGCGGCGTCGATTTCCCCTGGTCGCTTTCTAGCTCTGCCTCGCTGCTTTTAGTGCTGCTGCTGTTTGCCGTCTCGTACCGAGCCTTTCAGAAACTTCAAAAGGACTTCGCCGACCTGTTGTGA
- a CDS encoding PEGA domain-containing protein, translated as MRPLRRIVFWLFVIAYVAATPVAILYALGYIWKPGSDVGLVKTGLIALASTPEDATIFLGGRRYTRPTPATIRDLLPGAYEIRLSHPGYEDWGFRALVRPERATVLDRILLLPSRRALRAVADGPWDDLHAAAQGRDLLLRRGTAWFVLDARDPSSPPREITNLLPGPPDEVALDRQNRLEFFVRIKERVFRIDLEENAIYPDVAPPARRIGTHRGRLVIETPDGTRLRLNRRGEAIAEPPIPPNFFGRGHSPLAPDADEARWLFADGRRLGIVERIEDADEELPRWNERILHQHSSPIQRAGWAHDDSHVLFSSRGALWLLALDRGGAGPPRVVCEISRSGAFHFDEASGRIFAIDPSGRLGELNLVPPRLLIPLPVRGEDIP; from the coding sequence ATGAGACCGCTGCGGCGAATTGTCTTCTGGCTGTTTGTGATCGCCTACGTGGCGGCCACGCCGGTCGCGATCCTGTATGCGCTGGGATACATTTGGAAGCCTGGCTCGGATGTGGGACTCGTAAAGACGGGGCTTATTGCGCTCGCATCCACTCCGGAAGACGCGACGATTTTTCTCGGCGGCAGGCGGTACACGCGGCCAACGCCGGCCACGATCCGTGACCTCCTTCCCGGCGCCTATGAGATCAGACTGTCCCATCCAGGCTATGAGGACTGGGGGTTTCGTGCCCTTGTGCGTCCGGAACGCGCGACGGTGCTGGACCGAATTCTCCTGCTGCCTTCACGGCGCGCCCTGCGAGCCGTTGCAGACGGCCCATGGGACGACCTGCACGCCGCAGCTCAGGGCAGGGACCTCTTGCTGCGTCGGGGCACGGCGTGGTTCGTGCTCGACGCGCGTGATCCTTCATCCCCGCCACGCGAAATCACGAACCTTCTCCCCGGACCCCCGGACGAAGTCGCACTCGATCGACAAAACCGATTGGAGTTTTTTGTGCGGATCAAAGAGCGCGTTTTTCGGATCGATCTTGAGGAAAACGCGATTTATCCCGACGTAGCTCCGCCAGCCCGCCGCATCGGAACCCACCGCGGCCGTCTCGTTATCGAAACCCCGGATGGCACCCGGTTACGGCTAAATCGCCGGGGCGAGGCGATTGCCGAGCCACCGATTCCGCCGAATTTCTTTGGCCGCGGCCACAGCCCCCTTGCGCCTGATGCGGACGAGGCTCGCTGGCTCTTTGCCGATGGTCGGCGTCTCGGCATCGTCGAGCGCATCGAAGACGCGGACGAGGAGCTCCCCCGGTGGAACGAGCGGATCCTGCACCAACACTCCTCTCCGATCCAACGCGCAGGGTGGGCCCATGACGATTCCCATGTTCTCTTCTCCTCCCGCGGCGCGCTCTGGCTGCTCGCGCTCGATCGAGGCGGAGCGGGGCCCCCGCGAGTCGTCTGCGAGATTTCCCGAAGTGGAGCCTTTCATTTTGATGAGGCGTCCGGCCGCATCTTTGCCATCGATCCCAGTGGCCGGCTCGGGGAACTCAACCTGGTCCCCCCGCGCCTGCTGATCCCGCTGCCCGTCCGCGGAGAGGACATCCCATGA
- a CDS encoding general secretion pathway protein GspK, protein MSLLLLIVGSMALIFGLFFLGISPLTQPSQRSGLIAYGGWMASAGVLFLAARFTLFILPDWIRRRNSPSYRRRREMYARQGPRPAPDSARKTARAGAALLWALALTGILSALLIQAHAAAREQAARTRAALDRTALRQAAAEAVRLAVQRLADDEDLAADHPSEPWALPTEYETPLGVSIRCVIRDEQSRIDLNNAAAPFAPGHRSPSDILADLLMQCGDFSPSLRVGALRDFVDEDRDGPRETSFYRRSEESWSNPDRVLYGFRELLHVVGWTEDFVAPAARVSVGRSFDALLADHVTVIAVPRDRPIPININTATREALRAVLGFEQDHLADLIMTLRSIRPIRSTDSLMVAASPETFDRLQPHLDVRSRYFRIRVRAEKAGRRHDVEALAIRGDEGHIRIAQWVEDEWAI, encoded by the coding sequence ATGAGCCTGCTGCTGCTGATTGTCGGATCGATGGCGCTCATTTTCGGGCTCTTCTTCCTCGGCATTTCCCCGCTGACTCAGCCGTCCCAGCGCAGCGGGCTCATCGCCTATGGTGGATGGATGGCATCCGCGGGCGTCCTCTTTCTGGCCGCGCGTTTCACGCTGTTCATTCTGCCGGACTGGATCCGGCGGCGAAATTCGCCAAGCTATCGCCGGCGCCGCGAAATGTACGCACGACAGGGCCCTCGACCCGCTCCCGATTCGGCCAGGAAAACAGCCCGTGCAGGAGCCGCTCTGCTTTGGGCCCTGGCGCTCACCGGAATCCTTTCTGCGCTGCTGATCCAGGCCCACGCGGCTGCCCGTGAACAGGCGGCGCGCACCCGGGCCGCCCTCGATCGGACCGCGCTCCGGCAGGCCGCTGCGGAAGCCGTCCGGCTGGCGGTCCAGCGCCTCGCCGACGACGAAGACCTCGCGGCCGACCACCCGTCCGAACCGTGGGCCCTTCCCACCGAATACGAGACGCCGCTCGGCGTCTCCATTCGGTGCGTGATTCGAGATGAACAATCGAGGATCGATCTCAACAATGCGGCTGCGCCCTTTGCGCCGGGCCACCGGTCGCCCTCTGACATCCTCGCCGACCTGCTGATGCAGTGCGGTGATTTTTCGCCATCGCTCCGCGTGGGTGCCCTGCGCGACTTTGTCGACGAAGATCGAGACGGGCCGCGGGAAACCTCTTTTTACCGCCGGTCTGAAGAATCCTGGTCCAATCCCGATCGGGTTTTATACGGCTTCCGAGAACTCCTTCATGTCGTCGGATGGACAGAAGACTTTGTTGCGCCCGCCGCAAGGGTCTCGGTCGGGCGCAGCTTCGATGCCCTTCTGGCCGACCATGTGACCGTGATTGCTGTTCCTCGCGACCGTCCGATTCCGATCAACATCAACACGGCGACCCGTGAAGCCTTGCGCGCCGTGCTCGGTTTCGAGCAGGATCATCTCGCGGATCTGATTATGACGCTGCGATCGATTCGGCCCATTCGGTCGACCGATTCGCTTATGGTGGCCGCGAGCCCCGAGACGTTTGACCGCCTGCAGCCGCACCTGGACGTTCGCAGCCGATACTTTCGAATCCGCGTGCGAGCCGAAAAGGCTGGACGCCGTCACGATGTGGAGGCACTGGCCATCCGCGGCGACGAGGGGCACATTCGTATTGCGCAATGGGTGGAGGACGAATGGGCGATTTGA
- a CDS encoding ATPase: protein MIAVREADMAEELQHLLERIQKEAVDAGEKQASELIARARQQAAQIVSEAEAKARARLEQAEKDARQFTERSIQTLRQAARDLLIAVGQGVENIISNLAAEAAEQALTYETVQEMLVKLAEAYVGRTDRERRIELMLNPTDQARLIHFFRARYNEMLKQGLVIRGDERIFRGFKVQLADGRVTHNFTQEAIAEALANFLRPHLADIVYSVAKEGTAQRGQGSSAA, encoded by the coding sequence GTGATCGCGGTTCGCGAGGCGGACATGGCGGAAGAACTTCAACACCTACTTGAGCGAATCCAGAAGGAAGCTGTCGACGCCGGCGAAAAGCAGGCGTCGGAACTTATCGCCCGGGCACGGCAGCAAGCGGCCCAAATCGTCTCGGAGGCCGAGGCAAAGGCCCGAGCCCGACTTGAACAGGCGGAAAAGGATGCGCGTCAGTTCACCGAGCGGTCGATCCAGACCCTGCGCCAAGCCGCCCGCGATTTGCTGATTGCCGTGGGGCAGGGCGTGGAAAACATCATTTCCAATCTCGCGGCCGAAGCAGCCGAGCAGGCGCTGACCTATGAGACCGTCCAGGAAATGCTCGTGAAGCTCGCCGAGGCCTACGTGGGGCGGACAGATCGCGAGCGGCGCATCGAGCTGATGCTGAACCCGACCGATCAAGCGCGGCTGATCCATTTTTTCCGCGCCCGGTATAACGAAATGTTGAAACAAGGCCTTGTTATCCGGGGCGATGAGCGGATCTTCCGCGGATTTAAGGTACAACTGGCCGATGGGCGGGTAACTCACAACTTTACACAGGAGGCGATCGCGGAGGCACTCGCGAACTTCCTGCGCCCCCATCTGGCCGACATCGTGTACAGCGTGGCGAAAGAAGGGACCGCCCAAAGGGGCCAGGGATCCAGCGCGGCATGA
- a CDS encoding V-type ATP synthase subunit B translates to MYKTFQKIDQISGNVIVVRAEGVGYRELAQVQSAHGTSLAQVIRLEGDRVYLQVFAGSRGITTDATVRFLGHPMRVPFSETLLGRVFNGSGMPRDRGPAITENMTPIGGPSVNPAKRIIPRNMVRTGIPMIDVFNTLVESQKLPIFSVAGEPYNPLLARIALQAEVDVIILGGMGLKHDDYLFFRDILEEKGALSRSVLFVHTAADPTVECLMVPDISLAVAEQFALQNKRVLVLLTDMTNFADALKEIAITMEQIPSNRGYPGDLYSQLAARYEKAVDFESAGSITILAVTTMPGDDVTHPVPDNTGYITEGQFYLRNGRIEPFGSLSRLKQLVNDKTRPDHRTIMNSMIQLYAAYKETLEKQAMGFRMSAWDRKLLKYGERFEREMMDLSVNIPLEKALDLGWQILADCFEPAETGIPTKMIEKYWPTK, encoded by the coding sequence ATGTATAAAACCTTTCAGAAGATCGACCAGATTTCCGGGAATGTTATCGTGGTTCGGGCCGAGGGCGTTGGCTACCGCGAACTGGCCCAAGTGCAGTCCGCTCATGGCACCTCGCTGGCACAGGTTATCCGACTCGAGGGCGACCGGGTCTACTTGCAGGTGTTTGCGGGAAGCCGCGGCATTACCACCGATGCGACTGTGCGCTTCCTCGGCCATCCGATGCGGGTCCCGTTCTCTGAAACTCTGCTGGGTCGCGTCTTCAACGGCAGCGGGATGCCCCGGGACCGAGGTCCCGCGATCACCGAAAACATGACGCCGATCGGCGGCCCCTCGGTCAATCCCGCCAAGCGCATTATCCCCCGCAATATGGTCCGGACGGGCATCCCGATGATCGACGTGTTCAACACGCTGGTCGAGTCACAGAAACTGCCCATCTTCTCCGTCGCGGGCGAGCCCTACAATCCGCTGCTCGCGCGCATTGCGCTGCAGGCGGAAGTGGACGTGATCATTCTCGGCGGCATGGGGCTCAAGCACGACGACTACCTGTTTTTTCGCGACATTCTTGAAGAGAAGGGCGCGCTGTCGCGTTCCGTGCTGTTCGTGCACACGGCTGCGGACCCAACCGTCGAGTGCCTCATGGTGCCGGACATTTCCCTGGCCGTCGCCGAGCAATTCGCGCTGCAGAACAAACGCGTGCTGGTTTTGCTGACGGACATGACGAATTTTGCTGATGCTCTCAAGGAAATCGCGATCACGATGGAGCAGATTCCCTCGAATCGCGGATATCCCGGCGACCTCTATAGCCAACTCGCCGCTCGCTACGAAAAGGCTGTCGACTTCGAATCAGCGGGGTCGATCACGATCCTGGCCGTAACGACGATGCCCGGCGATGACGTCACCCATCCGGTGCCCGACAATACCGGCTACATCACGGAGGGCCAGTTTTACCTCCGCAACGGCCGCATTGAGCCGTTCGGATCGCTCAGCCGGCTCAAACAGCTCGTGAATGACAAAACGCGGCCCGACCACCGCACCATCATGAACTCGATGATCCAGCTCTACGCAGCTTACAAGGAGACGTTGGAAAAGCAGGCCATGGGGTTTCGCATGAGCGCGTGGGACCGGAAACTGCTCAAATACGGCGAGCGGTTTGAACGGGAAATGATGGACCTAAGCGTCAATATCCCGCTGGAAAAGGCGCTGGATCTCGGCTGGCAAATCCTCGCCGACTGTTTTGAGCCCGCGGAGACAGGGATCCCGACCAAGATGATCGAGAAATATTGGCCCACGAAGTAG